From the genome of Procambarus clarkii isolate CNS0578487 chromosome 83, FALCON_Pclarkii_2.0, whole genome shotgun sequence, one region includes:
- the LOC138358474 gene encoding uncharacterized protein: MEKETEKQREIWRKRLTEKKIEKEKKMEKELRLAPPPNPPPIVVVDAVVVEGVVDVVVVEVVVDAVVVEVVVDVVEVVVDVVVVVEVVVDVEVVEVVVDVVDVEVVVDVVVVEVVVDVVVVEVVVDDVVDEVVVEVVVDVVDVAVVVDVVVVVVVDVVEVDVVDVVVVEVVVDVVVVEVVVDVVVIEVEVEVIVDVVVVVDDVVVVEVVIDAVVVEVVVDVIVVEVVVEIVIVEVVVDVVVVGVVDVVPVMVDVVPVVEVDVVPVVVVDIVPVVEVDGVAVAAVDVVPVVEVDVVLVVKVDVVPVAVVDVVLVVKVDVVPVVVVDVVPVVEVDVVPVAVVDVVPVVEVDVVPVAVVVNELVVVVEVVPISLVDICVPEFVV, from the exons gagctccggctaGCACCCCCTCCAAACCCACCACCTATTGTAGTTGTTGATGCAGTAGTTGTGGAGGGggtagttgatgttgtagttgtagAGGTGGTTGTTGATGCAGtagttgtggaggtggtagttgatgttgtggaggtggtggttgatgttgttgttgttgtagaggttgttgttgatgtagaagttgttgaagtggtagttgatgttgtggaTGTGGAGGTAgtagttgatgttgtggttgtggaggtggtggttgatgttgttgttgtagaggttgttgttgatgatgttgtTGATGAAGTGGTTGTTGAAGTGGTTGTGGATGTTGTGGATGTGGCGGTAgtagttgatgttgtggttgtggtggtggttgatgttgttGAAGTTGATGTGGTTGATGTAGtagttgtggaggtggtagttgatgtagtagttgtggaggtggtagttgatgttgtagttATTGAAGTTGAAGTTGAAGTGATAGttgatgttgtagtggtggtagacgaTGTTGTGGTTGTGGAAGTTGTAATTGATGCTGTGGTTGTTGAAGTGGTAGTTGATGTTATAGTTGTGGAGGTAGTAGTTGAAATTGttattgtggaggtggtggttgatgttgtagttgttggagtg gttgatgttgttccagttatggttgatgttgtgcccgttgtagaggttgatgttgttccagttgttgtggttgatATTGTGCCTGTTGTGGAGGTTGATGGTGTTGCAGTTGCTGCAGTTGATGTTGTGCCCGTTGTGGAGGTTGATGTTGTGCTCGTTGTGAAGGTTGATGTTGTTCCAGTTGCTGTAGTTGATGTTGTGCTCGTTGTGAAGGTTGATGttgttccagttgttgtagttgATGTGGTGCCTGTTGTGGAGGTTGATGTTGTTCCAGTTGCTGTAGTTGATGTGGTGCCTGTTGTGGAGGTTGATGTTGTTCCAGTTGCTGTGGTTGTTAATGAGCTCGTTGTGGTGGTTGAAGTTGTTCCAATTTCATTGGTTGATATTTGTGTCCCGGaatttgttgtctga